From Halomicrobium salinisoli, the proteins below share one genomic window:
- a CDS encoding acyl-CoA carboxylase subunit beta, which produces MSKQDEPNQSAGAQEDGETDPVEELRERRREAELGGGEARIERQHEKGKMTARERIDYFLDDGSFTEVDTFVEHRSTNFGMDEKEFPGDAVVTGYGEVDGRKVFVFAHDFTVLGGSVGEVVADKICKVMDRAIENGVPVIGLNDSGGARIQEGVDSLVGFAKIFERNTTASGLIPQISAIMGPCAGGATYSPALTDFTFMVNDTSHMFITGPDVIQTVTGEQVSKEELGGAQSHSSKSGVAHFAYDSEEEALDNIRRLLSYLPQNNMEDPPAVRSWDDPDRAVPEVADIVPSAPRKPYDMTRVIDEIVDEESFFEVHENWARNVVVGFARMDGRSVGIVANQPRVSAGTLDIEASEKAARFVRFCDSFNIPICTFVDVPGFMPGTDQEHNGIIRRGAKLIYAYAEATVPLLSVVVRKAYGGAYIVMSSKFLGSDVNYAWPGSEMAVLGPRGAVNILYRDELSEAEDTEAKRQELMDEFREEFAHPYGPAKRGYLDDVIEPKETRRRLIDDLDLLERKREDSPPKDHGNIPL; this is translated from the coding sequence ATGAGCAAGCAGGACGAACCGAATCAGTCGGCAGGTGCACAGGAGGACGGCGAGACCGATCCCGTCGAGGAGCTACGCGAGCGACGCCGCGAGGCGGAGCTGGGCGGCGGCGAGGCCCGCATCGAGCGCCAGCACGAGAAGGGCAAGATGACCGCCCGCGAGCGCATCGACTACTTCCTCGACGACGGGTCGTTCACCGAGGTCGACACCTTCGTCGAGCACCGCTCGACGAACTTCGGGATGGACGAGAAGGAGTTCCCCGGCGACGCCGTCGTCACCGGCTACGGCGAGGTCGACGGCCGGAAGGTGTTCGTCTTCGCCCACGACTTCACCGTGCTGGGCGGATCGGTCGGCGAGGTCGTCGCCGACAAGATCTGCAAGGTGATGGACCGGGCCATCGAGAACGGTGTGCCCGTGATCGGCCTCAACGACTCGGGCGGGGCCCGCATCCAGGAGGGCGTCGACTCGCTGGTGGGCTTCGCGAAGATCTTCGAGCGCAACACGACGGCCTCGGGGCTCATCCCCCAGATCTCCGCGATCATGGGCCCCTGCGCCGGCGGCGCGACCTACTCGCCCGCGCTGACGGACTTCACCTTCATGGTGAACGACACCAGCCACATGTTCATCACCGGGCCGGACGTCATCCAGACGGTCACCGGGGAACAGGTCTCGAAGGAGGAACTCGGCGGCGCCCAGTCCCACTCCTCGAAGTCCGGCGTCGCGCACTTCGCCTACGACAGCGAGGAGGAGGCGCTGGACAACATCCGACGACTGCTGTCGTACCTCCCGCAGAACAACATGGAGGACCCGCCGGCGGTCCGCTCGTGGGACGACCCCGACCGGGCGGTGCCGGAGGTCGCCGACATCGTGCCGTCGGCCCCGCGCAAGCCCTACGACATGACGCGGGTGATCGACGAGATCGTCGACGAGGAGTCGTTCTTCGAGGTCCACGAGAACTGGGCGCGCAACGTCGTCGTCGGCTTCGCCCGCATGGACGGCCGCTCGGTCGGCATCGTCGCCAACCAGCCCCGCGTCAGCGCCGGGACGCTGGACATCGAGGCCTCCGAGAAGGCCGCCCGCTTCGTGCGCTTCTGCGACTCGTTCAACATCCCGATCTGTACGTTCGTGGACGTCCCCGGGTTCATGCCCGGGACCGACCAGGAGCACAACGGTATCATCCGCCGGGGCGCGAAGCTGATCTACGCCTACGCCGAGGCCACGGTGCCGCTGCTGTCCGTGGTCGTCCGCAAGGCCTACGGCGGCGCCTACATCGTCATGTCCTCGAAGTTCCTCGGCTCGGACGTCAACTACGCCTGGCCGGGCTCGGAGATGGCCGTCCTCGGTCCGCGCGGCGCCGTCAACATCCTCTACCGCGACGAACTCAGCGAGGCCGAGGACACCGAGGCGAAGCGCCAGGAGCTGATGGACGAGTTCCGCGAGGAGTTCGCCCACCCCTACGGGCCGGCCAAGCGGGGCTACCTCGACGACGTCATCGAGCCGAAGGAGACCCGCAGGCGGCTCATCGACGACCTGGACCTGCTGGAGCGCAAGCGGGAGGACAGCCCGCCGAAGGACCACGGCAACATCCCGCTGTGA